The window TGAAAGGCCAAACTTTGACCAATCCACTGAGGTGGATCAATGAATTGCCGTAAATGTGAACGGATGAAAATAATTAATTATATAAATCATTGGATTATAAAAATGTGTCTGTTTTATATACGCATATAATTTTGCGTAACTTCTCATTTTTTCTTCATCGCCTGGAGATACTGGCAAGATAATCTGCTGAATTAATCAGCAAATTATCGGGACATTGTGTGATCGTCACCTCATTTTAGTACAGGATCTCGGTGTTGCCTGATTGGCTGTCCTCAACCTCGCGACCATTCAGTGGTTGCAGTGGACGGTTGTTCATATGTCCTACGATGTACCTGAAATTTTCAAGCTGTTCGGTTGAGAGGGACATTGGCGTTTTCAGGACAATCCAGATAACGTTTTCACTACATGGCGGAATCGTCAATGAGCCACTGTAGCGCCAGTAGGCTTTATTGTCGGGCAAAAGTTGGTTGATGTTGACCGGTGAGAAGATGGGCATGTTGCTACCTTCCATGGTTGGAAAGGATTCCCACAGGTTTTGAATGGCTTGATTCGGTTCGTCAACATCAAACATGACAGCCACAATAACGGTGTCACCTTGCTGATTTTTGTGGAGCAGTTGGAGCTCCATCGCGTAGTTTTTCCCCTCGATGGTGTGTTCACTCGGTGCGTGAAAATCCAATTGCTTTAAATAGTAAAGCTGATTGTCAATGTTGAGGGTATCAGGGGTATAGCTGTTCATCGTCGCCTGAAGCGTATGATTGATGCTCTGGAACCTTACTGGGCTATCGGTGTACTGCATGGTGAGTATAGGGAGCCCAAGTTTGCTGGTATCGCTGGGCTGAATATTGATAGGGGATTGATTTACCCCGGTCTGGCAACTTTTATACTCGTTGTTGATTTCCCCCCAATGTTCAGGGGAGGTATCTCCGATGCTATATCCCCATGACGATGCCTGCACTGAAAAGGACATGATGCATGCCAGCAGCAGCGTTGTTCTAACACGGATTAGATACATATATTCACCCGGTAAATGTCTGTGTTTAAAAACAAATAAAATCAAATGACTATGTTGAGTATTTTAGCGTTGGGGTGGGGGATTATTGGCTGGTGTATTGTCTGAAAATGGCGCAGCCAGAGAACTACGCCGTAAAGATTTTTTTTGACCGGTAATGCGGCACCACTCTTCTTTTTCGAGCACCAGATCGAGTGTAAAGAGATCGGCGTAGTCTTCGCAGACGCCTTCTGAACTGGTTCTGAGGATTACTCCACGATCACGCGGCCATTGAGTGGTTGTTTTGGCCGGTTGTTGTTGTGATGCATAGTCTGAGTGAATTTTTTAAGCTGTACTTCTGAAAGCGTCATCGGGTGTTTCAGGATAATCCAGGTTACGCCTTCGGTGCAGGGAGGGGTTGTCAGAGAACCGCTAAAGCGCCAGTAAGTCTTATCGATGGGCAGCAGTGCATTAAGATCCATCTGCGAGGTTACTCTGACGTCCTGCTCAGCTTGTTCGGGCATTGTTGCCCACAGTTTATTTAGCTCTGCGTTTTCTGCCCCGATATCAAACATGACTGCGACGACGGCAACATCACCTTTTGCATCTTTGTGCACCAGATGTGCCTCCATGGCGTAATGTTTGCCATGAACGGTATTTTCGCTGGGGGCGTGAAAATGGAACTGTTGGAGGATGAATGGTATTCCATCAATGGTAACGCTATCTTTGGTCGAGGCCTTTAGACCCGCCTGAATGGTATGGCCATTGTTGATGAGCGTGGCCGGTCCATCGGTATAGTGAATGGTAAGCGGTGGGAGATGAGCTGTAAGCGTTGTGTCAATGTTGATGGGGGATTGGTTCATTCCGGCCTGGCAAGTTTTGTACTCCTCGCTGAGCGCGCCCCAGTGTTCAGGAGAGCCTTCTCCTTCATAGCTCCAGTGAGATGCAAAAACCGTTGCGGGCATGATGCTTAGCGCCAACAGCGCCGCCTTACCAAAAGTTGTTTTCATACAATTCGTCCAGTGAATGGTTAGTATTTATTTGTTTTTAACTTCAATGAGTTAAACAAATATTCTAGCGCAGGGACGTTGTGCGGGATGTACAAAAAACGGGAAAGACGTGGCCTGCGAAGAGGCCACGAGGGGAGTTTATTTTTTCCTGCCAGTAATGCGGCACCACTCTTCTTTCTCGATCACCGGATCGAGCGTAAAGAGATCGGCGTAGGCTTCGCAGACGCTGTCCGCCTGGCTGGCAAGAATACCGGAAAGGCCCAGTAAGCCGCCCTCAACTGGCAACACGCTGATTAACGGTGCCAGTTCACGCAATGGGCCAGCAAGGATGTTGGCAACCACCACGTCGGCTTTCATGGCTTCTGGCTGATCCTGTGGCAGGTACAGTTCCAGGCGGTCAGAAACGCCATTACGCTGTGCATTATCGCGGCTTGCCTGAATGGCTTGCGGATCGATGTCTACACCAATGGCTTTGGCTGCACCTAATTTGAGTGCTGCAATAGCCAGAATGCCGGAACCGCAACCAAAGTCGATCACCGTCTTTCCGTTCAGATCGAGGCCATCCAGCCATTGCAGACACAAAGAGGTGGTTGGGTGAGTGCCGGTACCAAACGCCAGACCTGGGTCCAGCATCACGTTGACGGCGTTCTCATCCGGCACATCGCGCCAGCTTGGGCAAATCCACAGACGTTCGCCAAAGCGCATTGGGTGGAAGTTATCCATCCATTCACGCTCCCAGTCTTTATCTTCAAGCTGTTCAATTTTATGCACAAACCCCGCACCGAGCAGCGGATGCTGTTCCAGAAGGGCAACCACTTCTTTCATGTCGGTTTCTGCATCGAACAGACCCGTTACATCGGTGTCACCCCAAAGACGGGTTTCGCCCGGCAGTGGTTCAAACACCGGCGTATCATGCGTGTCCTGGAAGGTGATAGAAACGGCACCCGCTTCCATCAGCGCATCGCTCAACTCTTCTGCATTAGCACCGGTGGTGTTCAGTTTCAGTTGGATCCATGGCATGGCAAAACTCTTTATTTATCAGTAGTCAATATGGCGGCTTGCGGGGCGGCAGAACCAAAACGGTTTCCGACCAGGAAAGCCAGCAAACTTAGCAGCAACGAGGGCACAATTGGATGGAAGCCCAGGTACTGAATGTTAAAGGTAGCGAGTATGGCATACAGCACACCGCCGACAATCATGGCGCTCAGTGCGCCCGCTGCGTTCGCTCGCTCCCAGTACAGGCCCAGCACCAGCGGCCACAGGAATACCGCTTCCAGCCCGCCAAACGCCAGCAGGTTGAGCCAGATGATCATCTCTGGTGGTTTCCACGCGGCCAGCAACAACAACGCCCCCAATAACAGGGTGATCACCGCCGACATGCGCTTCAGGCGGGTTTCATTTTTCAGCTGTTCCGGGCGCAGATTCAGGTAGAGATCTTTAATGATCGTAGCGGAACTTTGCAGCAATTGGGCGTTGATCGTCGACATGATCGCCGCCATCGGTGCGGCAAGGAAGATCCCCGCGGCAATCGGTGGCAGGACTTTTACCATCAAGGTGGGGATAACCAGATCAGGTACTGTCAGGTCAGGGAGCACCGCGCGTCCTAATGCACCCGCCAGGTGCATACCAAACATCAGGATTGCCACCACAATCGTGCCGATAATCATCCCACGATGGACCGCTTTACTGTCCTTATAAGAGATACAGCGCACGGCGGTATGCGGCAGGCCAATCACGCCAAAGCACACCAGAACCCAGAACGAAGTCATAAAGGTTGGGGACAGAATGTCATCAGCGCCTTGTGGGGTCACCAATTTCGGATCGATCGTTTGCAGCGTCTCCACCGCGTTGCTGAGGCCGCCCGCTGCGTGGACCACACCCACAAGCAGAACAATGGTCCCAACTAGCATCACCATACCCTGCATGGTGTCATTGAGCACGCTGGCACGAAATCCGCCGAATGCGGTGTATAACGCAATACTGATACCAAAGATCAGCAGACCTGTTTCGTATGGAATACCCGCCGCGGTTTCCAGCAAACGTGCGCCGCCGATGAATTGCACTGTCATCGCGCCAACGAAAGCTACCAACAGGCTGAGGCTCGCCAGCCAGACCAGCAAACGGCTCTGATAGCGGGCAAACAGCATATCGTTAAGGGTGACGGCGTTGTAGCGTCGCGCCAGAATCGCAAATTTCTTGCCAAGAATACCCAGCGACAACCAGACGGCCGGCAGTTGTATCATCGCCAACAGCACCCATCCCAGCCCGTATTTATACGCGGCCCCCGGGCCACCAATAAACGAGCTTGCGCTGATATATGTTGCGGTCAGCGTCATGGCTAAAACGACCCCGCCCATTGAGCGGCTGCCGAGGAAATACTCATTCAGGAACGTGCCGGTTGTTCTCTTTCTCATCGCGTACACAGAGAGACCAAACACCACCACCAGATAGGCGACAAGCGGCAAAATCACTTCAAGCTGCATCGTCATCCTCCAGAGGAATATCGCGATAGATAAATTTCACCATCGCCCAGCACAGAACAATGAAAACCAGCGGGGTTAGCAAGCAGGCCATTTCGAACCAGTGTGGTAAGCCAGTAAAGCCCAGCGTGGAGTCTGGTAAGTAAGCGGCTACTAACCATGTAGCAAGATAGAAAAGGGTCAGCCACAGCGCCCAGCGCGCCTCTTTATGGGCCTGAACAAAACGAGCGTCCATTTTTTGTCCCTTGTGGATAAAGAAAGCGGGGATTGTACCTTATGGGACGTGCCGGAGGGGAGAAAAACAAAAGGCCGGAGGATCCGGCCTTTACAGTTAATGCGTACTTACTTTTCCTGAAGTCCGAGTTTCTTCTCCAGGTAGTGGATATTGGAACCACCACGCTGGAAGTGCTCGTCATTCATGATGCGGATCTGCAGATCGACGTTGGTTTTGATCCCGTCGATGATCAGTTCCTGCAAGGCGTTTTTCATGCGGGCAATCGCCACGTCACGGTTTTCGCCATAACAAATAAGTTTGCCGATCATGGAGTCATAGTAAGGCGGTACGGTGTAACCCGCGTAAATATGAGACTCCCAGCGCACACCAAAGCCACCCGGCGCGTGGAAACGCGTGATTTTACCCGGGCTTGGCAGGAAGGTGTTCGGGTCTTCGGCGTTGATACGGCATTCTACCGCATGGCCTTTAACCACAACTTCATCCTGCGTAATGGACAGCGGCTGACCTGCAGCGATACGCAGCTGCTCTTTGATCAGATCAACGCCGGTGATCATTTCGGTAACTGGATGCTCTACCTGGATACGGGTGTTCATTTCAATGAAATAGAACTCGCCGTTTTCGAACAGGAACTCGAAAGTACCCGCTCCACGGTAGCCGATATCCACACAGGCTTTGGAGCAACGTTCGCCGATGTAACGACGCAGTTCCGGGGTAATGCCCGGTGCTGGTGCTTCTTCGACCACTTTCTGGTGACGGCGCTGCATGGAGCAGTCACGTTCTGCCAGATAGATTGCGTTACCCTGACCGTCAGCCAACACCTGAATTTCGATGTGGCGTGGGTTCTCCAGGTACTTTTCCATGTAAACCATGTCATTATTGAAAGCGGCTTTCGCTTCAGCTTTGGTCATGGAAATGGATTGAGCCAGTTCAGCATCGCCGCGTACAACACGCATACCGCGACCGCCGCCACCGCCGGAGGCTTTGATGATGACCGGATAGCCGATGCGCTTGGCATGGGCGCGGTTTGCGTCCATATCGTCGCCCAGTGGGCCGTCAGAACCTGGAACGGTCGGTACGCCTGCTTTCTTCATGGCAGTAATTGCAGACACTTTGTCGCCCATCAGGCGGATGGTGTCGGCTTTCGGGCCGATGAAGATAAAGCCAGAGCGTTCTACCTGCTCAGCAAAGTTGGCGTTTTCAGACAGGAAGCCGTAACCCGGGTGAATAGCGACCGCGCCAGTGATTTCAGCGGCGCTGATGATTGCCGGGATATTCAGATAGCTTTTAACAGACGGCGCCGGGCCAATACAGACCGTTTCATCTGCCAGTAATACGTGTTTTAGATCGCGATCCGCGCTTGAGTGTACAGCGACGGTCTTGATGCCCAGTTCTTTACAGGCACGAAGAATACGCAGGGCAATCTCGCCACGGTTGGCGATAACGATTTTATCCAACATGTTCGCCTCGTTACTCGATGACGACCAGCGGCTCGTCAAATTCTACCGGTTGACCACTTTCTACCAGAATCGCTTTTACCACGCCGGATTTATCGGCTTCGATCTGGTTCATCATTTTCATGGCTTCAACGATGCAAAGGGTATCGCCCGCATTCACTTTCTGGCCCACTTCGATAAACGGTTTAGCGTCAGGGCCCGGGGTGCGGTAGAAAGTACCAACCATCGGGGAACGTACGATGTGACCACTGATTTCCGCTGCAGCAGGGGCTTCCATGCTTGGCGCTGCAGCTTGCGCGACAGCGTTATACGGAGCAGGTTGTTGCATCATTGGTGCAGCATAAGCCTGTTGCATCATCGGGAAACCTGCATTTGGCGCTGCGCGGCTGATGCGTACAGACTCTTCGCCTTCAGAAATTTCCAGTTCGGAGATGCCTGATTCTTCAACCAGCTCGATCAGTTTTTTAATCTTACGAATATCCATGAGTGGGTTCCGTACTCTTTGTTTAGTGAAATTGTGACAGGCGTTTTATCGCCGTCTGTATAGCATTTGAATAACTGTTGGTGACAAGATGTCACCCCTCTCTGGCGTTGCACTGCGTGCTGCAGCCATTAAACGAGATATCAAAACTTACCAGTCATTGTGTGGCTATCTTCTGCCATTTTCGGGTAAAAGACAAAATATACCTTCAATACCCGATTGTCACCCTTTCCGCGCTGTAAAAACGCCTCCAGGGAAAGCAAGGTCGCACATTATAACCATTTCGTAGCAATTGGCAGCTAAATACTGGTCTTATCAGGGAAGATAATCAACCGCCTGCATGTAAAGAACGTGGGTTCGTCTGTATTTTGCAACGCACTGCACATATCCCGAAACTACCGCCACCACTGGCGGAACTTCTTATAACGGCAGGCTAAAAGCACGACGGCGAGCGCGGCGTAAATGATTGGTTGCGGGGATAAAATCTTCACCGACCACAGGTAATGCACGGGGGCCAGGATCGCCACAAGATAGACGAAGTTGTGTAAAAGTTGCCAGCGTTTTCCCAGTTTCCGCTGCGCAGCCTGGGTGGAGGTGAGTGTGAGGGCAAATAACAAAGTCCAACTGATGATTCCCAGCATCAGATAAGGCCGTGTCGTTAGCTCTCGACCCAACAGACTCAGGTTGTTAATGCCCAGCTCCAGCAGCGCATAACTGGTTAAATGCAAGGTGGCCCAGGCAAAACACCAGAGTCCTAACAGGCGGCGAGTGCGTATTAAGAGTGGCTGCTTAGCGTAGCGCGCCAGCGGCGAGACCAGCAAGGTTGCCAACAAGAATTTCAGAGCCGTCCTACCGGTAAAGTGTTGAATGTCCTTGACCGGATCGGCGCTTAAGTCGCCATTATTAATGGCCCAAAAGAGCCAGACAAAAGATAAAAAGCCGGCAAGATGCAGGCAAACTTTCAGCCAGGTGATGTGTTTTGCCGTCAGACGCACTTAAAAATTCTCCCTCAAGTTAAGGCCGTGATACAGCGAAGCGACCTCATCGGCATAGCCGTTAAACAGCAGCGTAGGTTGACGCTGTACGTCGAGGATACCGCCTGCGCCAATAAAACGTTCTGTGGCTTGTGACCAGCGGGGGTGATCGACGCCGGGGTTAACATTGGCATAAAACCCATATTCATTAGGCGCCGCCATATTCCAGGTGGTCGGCGGGCGATCGCGCGTCAGCTTAATGCTGACTATCGACTTAATTCCTTTAAAACCGTATTTCCACGGTACGGTTAATCGGATAGGGGCGCCATTCTGCGGGGGAAGCGCTTTGCCATAAACGCCCACGGTGAGCAGCGTGAGCGGGTGCATGGCTTCATCAAGGCGTAAACCTTCAACGTAGGGGTATTTCAGCCCTCCGCCAATAAAGCGATCTTTCTGCCCCGGCATATCATCCGGTGCGTAGAGCGTTTCGAACGCCACATATTTCGCATTGCTGGTGGGTTCAACCAGTGCCAGCAGCTTATGTAAAGGAAAGCCAATCCACGGCACGACCATGGACCAGGCTTCTACACAGCGCATGCGATAAATGCGTTCCTCCAGCGGGAAGCGGGTGGTCAACGCATCGTGATCGAGGGTTAATGGCTTTGCCACTTCGCCACTGATTTTCAGCGTCCACGGATCGGTTTTTAAACTGCCCGCGTTGGCCGCCGGGTCTGCTTTATCGAGACCGAACTCATAGAAGTTGTTGTAGCCGGTGACTTTATCTTCCGGCGTTAACGGCAATGTATTTTGCCAGGCGGCAGGTTTCGTGAAATCAAGCGGTTTTCCGGCGGGTGCGGGCGGTCGGTCATTGCCTTTAAACCAACTTAGCAGATCGGCCTGGGCGTTGGGAGAGAGGGAAAGGGCTGTCGCACTGATGCCCAGCGCTTTCAATACCTGGCGACGTTGCAGCATAAAAACAGATTCTGCCGTTACGTCGGTTTCCGTCAGTTTTTTGGATTTCATATCATCCTCCGTCATGCGTTTTGCTAAGCATGACGGAGGCAAAGGCTTATCGCGAATTTATCACGAAAAATTGCAGATTATGCGATTTTCACCAGCATGCGGCCCTGCACCTGATTATTAATGATGGCGTCAGCAAGCTTCGGCGCGTCGGCGAGCGTAATTTCAGTTGCGGCCTGAGCGTAGAAAGATTCCGGCAGGTCAGTGACCAGACGTTGCCAGGCCTGAGCACGACGCGCTGCTGGCGTCATAACGGAATCAACACCTTGTAGGCGCACATTGCGCAAAATGAATGGCATCACCGTGGTGGGCAGTGCAAAACCACCTGCCAGACCACAGGCAGCAACGCAGCCACCATAGTTCATCTGCGCGAGGACTTTTGCCAGTACTTTGTCGCCAACGGTATCAATGGCGCCAGCCCACAGCTGTTTTTCCAGCGGGCGAGTTTCAGCAAATTCATCACGACCGAGGATTCGGTTGGCGCCCAGACTGCGCAGATAGTCGTGCGTGGTTTCGCGACCCGATACCGCTGCAACCTGATAGCCCAGCTTGTGCAGTAACGCAACGGCAGTGCTACCCACGCCGCCGCTGGCACCGGTGACAACAATCTCACCGTCTTGCGGGCGAATACCGGCATCTTCAAGCGCCATCACACACAGCATGGCGGTAAAACCGGCAGTGCCGATGATCATCGCGTTGCGGCTACTCAGTCCATTTGGTAGCGCAACCAGCCAGTCACCTTTTACACGAGCCCGTTCGGACAGTCCGCCCCAATGGTTTTCGCCCACGCCCCAACCGGTCAGCAACACCTCCTGACCAGCGTGAAAACGGGGATCTTCACTGTGGCGAACGGTACCGGCGAAATCGATACCAGGAATCATCGGAAAATTACGGATAATTTTTCCCTTGCCGGTGATGGCCAGGGCATCTTTATAGTTCAGGCTCGACCAGTGAACATCCACCGTCACATCGCCTTCCGGTAGCTGATTTTCGTCGAGGGGTTGAACGGATGCGAGGGTTTTACCGTCCTGCTGTTCTAAGATCAAAGCCTGCATAACCTGTCCTCAATTCATATAGTGGATTGGAAAATGAATGATGAAGACTATACTCGTTAATCAAAACATGATGCCGATTCTGCGCAATAAATTGCCAGATATATCTGATTTGGTAGTATGCCCACACTATTTATGTAAATTGACGGATTTCGCGTTCATTTTTGCATTTTCGTGTCGCTTTTCCATTTTCATGCCTAATTCATAACTGTCGGAGTTAACACAAGGATGCGATTAACGACGAAATTTTCAGCTTTTGTGACTTTGCTCACAGGGTTAACGATCTTCGTGACGCTGATCGGCTGCTCGCTGAGTTTCTACAATGCGATCCAATATAAGTTCACTAGTCGTGTCCAGGCCGTCGCGACGGCGATCGACACGCACCTGGTCTCTAAAGATTTTGTCACCTTAACGCCGCAAATAGACGAGCTGATGGTGTCGGTTGATATCGTTCGCGTTGAGCTGCTGCAGGGGGAAAGCAAGGTTTATAGCCATTCCCGCACCAGCAGTTATCGCCCGGCGGGAACAAACAATCTGTACCGTGAGATCACCGTCCCTTTGCTCAAGCATCCGGGGATGTCGCTGCGCCTGGTGTATCAGGATCCGATGGGCAATTATTTCCATTCGCTGATGACCACCGCACCGCTCACGCTGTCGATTGGTTTTATTATCCTGATGTTATTTTTGTCGGTGCGCTGGCTACAGCGCCAGCTTTCCGGGCAGGAACTGTTGGAGATTCGTTCCACGCGGATCCTTAACGGTGAACGTGGGCCGAACGTGCGGGGAACCGTGTATGAATGGCCAGCGCGCACCAGCAGTGCGCTCGATATGCTGCTCACCGAAATTCAAAGCGCTCGCGAGCAGCGCAGCAGGCTGGATACGCTTATCCGATCGTATGTGGCGCAGGATACAAAAACCGGGCTCAGCAATCGTCTGTTTTTTGACAATCAACTGGCGACGCTGCTGGAAGATCAGGAGAAAGTGGGCGCCCACGGCGTGGTAATGATGGTGCGTTTGCCGGACTTTACGCTTTTGCGCGACAGCTGGGGGGGGGATCTTGCGGAAGAACAAATCTCGGCGCTGGTCAATTTATTATCGACCTTTATTGCGCGTTATCCTGGGGCGCTGTTGGCGCGTTACCACCGTAGCGATTTTGCCATCCTGCTGCCGCACCGCACCTTGAAAGAGGCGGAAAGCATCGCTGGGCAGTTGTTAAAAGCGGTCGATGCCCTTCCGACTAATAAAAAAATTGATCGTGCCGATATGATTCATATTGGCATTTGCGTCTGTCGCAGCGGCCAGTCCGCTGAACAGGTGATGGAGCACGCTGAAGCGGCAACCCGGAACTCGGTATTACAGGGTGGGAACAGTTGGTCAGTTTATGATGACTCGCTGCCGGAAAAAGGTCGGGGTAATGTACGCTGGCGCACGCTCATTGAGCAGATGCTCAGTCGGGGCGGTCCAAGGCTCTATCAGAAACCCGCGGTCACCCATGAAGGACGAGTACACCATCGGGAATTAATGTGCCGCATTTTTGATGGCAGTGAAGAGGTTATCTCGGCGGAATATATGCCGATGGTGCTGCAATTTGGCCTGGCGGAAGAATATGACCGTTTGCAGATTAGCCGTCTGATCTTGTTATTGGGATATTGGCCGCAGGAAAGTCTGGCGATCCAGACGACGGTTGAGTCACTTATTCGACCGCGTTTTCAGCGTTGGCTGCGTGATACCTTGATGCAGTGCGAAAAATCGCTGCGAAAACGCATAATTATTGAACTTGCTGAGGCAGATGTTTGTCAACACATCAGCCGGTTACAGCCCGTTATTCGTTTGATGGATGCGCTGGGTGTCCGCATTGCCGTGACGCAGGCGGGGTTGACGCTGGTGAGTACCAGTTGGATTAAAGAACTCAATGTCGAGCTCTTGAAGCTTCATCCCAGTCTGGTGAGAAACATTGATAAACGTACGGAGAACCAGCTGTTGGTTCAGAGCCTGGTGGAGGCCTGCTCAGGCACGCCAACGCAGGTGTATGCCACTGGCGTTCGTTCGCGTAGTGAGTGGCGTACGCTGACAGAACGTGGAGTCGCGGGTGGGCAAGGGGATTTTTTTGCCGCATCACAGCCACTTGACACAAACGTGAAAAAATATTCGCAAAGATACTCGGTTTAACCTGCCGTTTAATTTGTTTTCACGTAGAATAACGCGCGTTGTGCCTTCTGGGGGTGTGCTTGTCTGCTCGCCAGAATGTAACAGCAAACATGCAGGTGAATGACCTTTGACAGGTTGCAAACAAAAGCGAGGAGTGCTGCTGATTTTTTCAGCCCTGATGGACTCAGGCCGGTTTTGTAACAAAGGAAACGAACTGCACTAATTTTCACCGTAGCAGATGATTTTTCCGCCTTGTCGCTGCTGCGTGTGGTTGGTAAAGTAAGCGGATTTTGTTTTCCGCCCCAGCTTTCAGGATTATCCCTTAGTATGTTGAAAAAATTTCGTGGCATGTTTTCCAATGACCTGTCCATTGACCTGGGTACCGCGAATACCCTTATTTATGTAAAAGGACAAGGCATCGTATTGAATGAGCCTTCTGTTGTGGCCATTCGACAGGATCGTGCCGGTTCGCCGAAAAGCGTGGCAGCAGTAGGTCATGATGCGAAGCAGATGCTGGGTCGTACGCCGGGCA of the Citrobacter freundii genome contains:
- the csrD gene encoding RNase E specificity factor CsrD yields the protein MRLTTKFSAFVTLLTGLTIFVTLIGCSLSFYNAIQYKFTSRVQAVATAIDTHLVSKDFVTLTPQIDELMVSVDIVRVELLQGESKVYSHSRTSSYRPAGTNNLYREITVPLLKHPGMSLRLVYQDPMGNYFHSLMTTAPLTLSIGFIILMLFLSVRWLQRQLSGQELLEIRSTRILNGERGPNVRGTVYEWPARTSSALDMLLTEIQSAREQRSRLDTLIRSYVAQDTKTGLSNRLFFDNQLATLLEDQEKVGAHGVVMMVRLPDFTLLRDSWGGDLAEEQISALVNLLSTFIARYPGALLARYHRSDFAILLPHRTLKEAESIAGQLLKAVDALPTNKKIDRADMIHIGICVCRSGQSAEQVMEHAEAATRNSVLQGGNSWSVYDDSLPEKGRGNVRWRTLIEQMLSRGGPRLYQKPAVTHEGRVHHRELMCRIFDGSEEVISAEYMPMVLQFGLAEEYDRLQISRLILLLGYWPQESLAIQTTVESLIRPRFQRWLRDTLMQCEKSLRKRIIIELAEADVCQHISRLQPVIRLMDALGVRIAVTQAGLTLVSTSWIKELNVELLKLHPSLVRNIDKRTENQLLVQSLVEACSGTPTQVYATGVRSRSEWRTLTERGVAGGQGDFFAASQPLDTNVKKYSQRYSV